A stretch of DNA from Candidatus Methylacidithermus pantelleriae:
TACCAAGGACTCCAAGCTTTGCTTTTGGGTTTCACGTCGAACGAGCTCGGTTAGCCAGCGAACCCGAGAGATTGCCCAGCTCAAAGCTCCTCCAATGAGAAGCCCAAGAGCAAAGAAGAGAAAATCCCGTTCGGTCAAAACCGTGGTCACTCGTTATCCCCAGGGAACCTCGAAAAAAGCTAAGGTTTCGCTTTGCACCTCCTTGCCGATTCGGCAAAAAGGCTGACCTTTTGGCTTATGTTGTAGCGAACCGGTTCTCGAAAGGAAAGCTTTGGTCGAAAAAAGTACACAAGCCCAACGAAAACAGTGGCTAATCAAGCAGCGGGATGGTAGGAGGAAGAAAAATCCCCGTTCTCAACAAAGGCGGAACGTGGTTTCTTTTGCGTGCAAAATCCAATTCCCCAATCCATCGACCATCCCGATCGGATGGTGCTCAAAAGGAGGTCAGAATTGAAAGTGCTTGAGATTGCTTTTTCGGCCTATCCGGTGACGGATTTGCCTCGTGCACGGCGTTTCTACGAGGGAATTTTAGCATTAGAACCGGCCCGGCTTTTTGGAACAGAAACTCAGGGATTTGTCGAATATGACATTGGAGGTAGCACGCTAGGGATCGGAAATGGGGTGGAAGGTTGGGAGCCTTCCCCCAATGGGGGATGTGTAGCTTTGGAAGTGGAGGACTTTCCCGCTATGGTAGAGCACCTGCGTACCAGTGGGGTCCCTTTCCGAGTGGAACCCGTCGAGACACCCGTCTGCTGGCTAGCGGTGATCTCCGACCCAGACGGTAATAGCCTTTTGATCCATTGCCTCAAGCGATCCTCGTAAGTTTTTCCCACAAGGATGGGCTGTTGGATTCCCTGGAAAAACTAACCAATGGGAACCCAAAGCTTAAGGCTTGTAGGCTGTCGAGTCTTCCAGAGAACCCAAAAGATTAGCGTGTTGCAGTTGTTCCCATGGGAGAAGAGGTTTTTTTCCGTGGTTGGAGCGACTGGCTGGATTAGCGTTTGACTTTCTTTCTAAGAAAAAACGGTCCTCAAAAAAGGGGCCTTTTTTGCTTAAAGAATTGAACTTTTTGACTCGCTAGCGTTTTTCTTTGGGAATGAATAGCCGTCCTTGGAATCGAGCTTTTGGTTGGGTCGTTTCTGGGGCCAAGTGGCGGTGTGCTGCCTTGGCCTTGGTTTTTGCCGTCCTTTTCCTTTCTGGGTGTGCCGGTGGGAGAACAAGCGGAGAGGTAGGTACCGCTGGAGTTGCCGGCCCTGGGGAGAGGGACACGCAAACGCAACCCGCTCAACCGCCTTTAGCCGTAGGTCCCAGCATTGGCTTTTAATCGAGAAAGCTTGACTTTTTACGCCTCTGAGCTGGCAATAACCCACTTTGATCCTTCCCGGGGAAAAGTCTTGTCCAAAGGGATCGCAGCCTTTTGCGCAGGGTTGGCCTGTTCGTTCAGTGTAGTTGAGATTTGTGGCACTCAGCGTGGCTTTCTCGAATTGGAATCAAACAAGTACTTCCTTGGGATCTTGGAAAAACAAGACTACTGGCTCTTCTCTTCCGGTAAGAAAGGACCTATCGTGGCTCGCGGTGCTCTACCACAACAGTTCTTTTCAAGCGCTAAAGAGGTTTCCATTTAGCCCACACTCA
This window harbors:
- a CDS encoding VOC family protein, whose translation is MQNPIPQSIDHPDRMVLKRRSELKVLEIAFSAYPVTDLPRARRFYEGILALEPARLFGTETQGFVEYDIGGSTLGIGNGVEGWEPSPNGGCVALEVEDFPAMVEHLRTSGVPFRVEPVETPVCWLAVISDPDGNSLLIHCLKRSS